Proteins from a genomic interval of Capsicum annuum cultivar UCD-10X-F1 chromosome 4, UCD10Xv1.1, whole genome shotgun sequence:
- the LOC124897941 gene encoding uncharacterized protein LOC124897941, giving the protein MTFKKVNSQSTAFKAANSKFSAEVESIIGVNFGSFGAVTRSKARMPRQQTRQVLFEPTPIFESSTPKGARSRESASEEESNVVETIKKTLTLLEHSAFLEAQESGLIEEKDQILIHEYVRIFKNSCEQLNLNQPSWHRRRRQIMNPPLPAAIAEAPVTFDIADQSQQARDKWYQSCTLNMAYDGDEEVHGGDNLGKTKTKKRDKSRNKDEAQIPVSEAITNVENGEGSASGSLDERIVSTEAGLAVLGHRFKTIESNVGTLEVAALEGLDEVKADLSEQNEEHKEGMTSLELNLTKALSALHEEFGSKLSEVMLGQSALQEEVADLKQQLEAARVGGNHGSVAYHDACIEAPKPNVFKGERNAQDVENFIWQLESYFEHVKIVDGAARIRITTMYFSDVAMLWWCRKKVDMERGLCTIADWDQFKDELKEQFYPQNVVDEARRKLRKLKQTSSIHNYVREFTKLSLLVTSFSSEFLDGLQNWAKQELRRRNVKTVDEAIKVEESLIDFHADYAKAKDSRNKPVAAKGDHGDKGKDKFIPNKNHEFKGERNQPSSFRKNYEEKKKGVANHDSGCYLCGDTSHFARSCPSLSKMGAMIAATRKDQASTQAGSFEEQEAQAANPEKGKGHAVGLFNHMALFNHMTLAALAAKKHNVRARESLFVDGEVNGRAVCIMVDTGATHNFVTEEKAKELGLAFVTSGSMLKTVNCLPTNVNSLAPRVSLTLGGWKGETDFSVVPMDIFDIVLGLDFWYEINAFISPRLNQLAICDMGGSCIVPLIRVAQSGTRLSAMQLVKGFKKREPTFLAALMEIVDCQEAELVPSYVQRVLEENKDVMLEELPKRLPPRSKVDHEIELVPGAKPPAMTPYQMSPSELEELRKQLKELLKSDHIRPSKAPFRAPVLFQKKKGGTLRLCIDYHALNKVTVKNKYLIPLIADLFDRLGQAKVFTKMDLRKGYYQVRIAEGDEAKMTCVTRYGSYEWMVMPFGLTNAPVTFFTLMNRIFQPYLDQFLVIYLDDIVVYSSSMEKHVRHLQLVFNVLRENELCVKREKCTIAQPKVQFLGHTISQGQIQMDSDKVEAIRDWEVPTKVPKLRSFLGLANYYRRFILGYSDIAAPLTDLLKKNRAAIIKEPILALPDFTKLFEVQTDASDFAIGGILMQEGHPIAFESKKLNDAERRYTVHKREMTAIVHCLRTWRHYLLGAHFIVKTDNVATSYFQSQKKLSPKQARWQDFLAEFDYSLEYKPGKANVVADALTHTAVLAILLSTTSCGVLDTIKEGMEHDPVAK; this is encoded by the exons CATTTTTGGAAGCACAGGAATCCGGATTAATTGAGGAGAAGGACCAGATTTTGATTCATGAATATGTTCGCATTTTCAAAAATTCATGTGAGCAACTCAACTTGAATCAACCAAGTTGGCATCGTCGCCGCCGTCAAATCATGAATCCACCACTGCCTGCCGCCATCGCCGAAGCTCCGGTGACTTTTGACATCGCGGACCAGTCCCAACAG GCCCGtgacaagtggtatcagagctgcACTTTGAACATGGCATACGACGGTGATGAGGAGGTTCACGGTGGAGACAATTTGGGCAAAACCAAGACCAAGAAACGTGACAAGAGTAGGAACAAGGATGAGGCCCAAATTCCAGTTAGTGAGGCTATTACAAACGTGGAAAATGGTGAAGGTTCCGCATCCGGCTCTCTTGATGAGAGAATCGTTAGCACGGAGGCTGGTTTAGCAGTTTTGGGCCATCGCTTCAAGACCATTGAGTCCAACGTCGGTACCCTTGAGGTGGCTGCTCTTGAAGGGCTGGACGAAGTCAAAGCTGACTTGTCCGAGCAAAATGAAGAGCACAAGGAGGGGATGACCAGCTTGGAACTCAATCTTACGAAAGCATTATCGGCGCTACACGAGGAGTTTGGGTCGAAACTGTCCGAGGTGATGTTGGGGCAGTCTGCTTTGCAGGAAGAAGTTGCTGACTTGAAGCAACAACTGGAAGCAGCCCGTGTTGGTGGAAATCATGGTTCCGTGGCTTACCATGATGCTTGTATTGAGGCTCCTAAACCCAACGTGTTTAAGGGTGAGAGGAACGCTCAAGACGTAGAAAATTTCATATGGCAATTGGAGTCGTATTTTGAGCACGTCAAGATTGTTGACGGGGCAGCAAGGATCCGGATTACAACCATGTACTTTAGTGACGTCGCAATGTTGTGGTGGTGTAGGAAAAAAGTGGACATGGAGAGGGGTCTTTGTACCATAGCTGATTGGGATCAGTTTAAGGatgagttgaaggagcaattttACCCTCAAAACGTTGTAGATGAAGCCCGACGGAAGTTGAGGAAACTTAAACAAACTTCTTCCATTCATAACTATGTGAGGGAGTTTACGAAGCTCTCACTTCTTGTGACAAGTTTCAGCAGTGAGTTTCTTGATGGCCTCCAAAATTGGGCCAAACAAGAGTTGAGGAGGCGTAATGTCAAAACCGTGGATGAGGCCATTAAAGTGGAGGAATCCTTGATTGATTTTCATGCCGATTATGCCAAGGCGAAGGATAGTCGGAACAAGCCCGTTGCTGCCAAAGGAGATCATGGGGACAAGGGCAAAGACAAGTTTATTCCCAACAAAAATCATGAGTTCAAAGGAGAACGCAACCAGCCATCGTCATTCCGCAAGAACTACGAGGAAAAGAAGAAAGGTGTAGCTAACCACGATAGCGGCTGCTACCTTTGCGGGGATACGTCTCACTTTGCGAGGTCTTGTCCTTCATTGAGTAAGATGGGAGCGATGATTGCAGCAACACGGAAGGATCAAGCTAGTACACAAGCCGGGAGTTTCGAGGAGCAAGAAGCACAAGCTGCCAATCCGGAGAAAGGAAAGGGACATGCCGTGGGTTTGTTCAACCACATGGCTTTGTTTAACCACATGACTCTTGCTGCTCTGGCTGCAAAGAAGCACAATGTTAGAGCTCGAGAGTCATTATTTGTTGATGGAGAGGTGAATGGCCGAGCAGTCTGCATTATGGTGGACACCGGAGCAACGCATAACTTTGTTACGGAGGAAAAGGCTAAAGAACTTGGCCTTGCATTCGTGACTAGTGGTTCCATGTTAAAGACCGTCAATTGTCTCCCTACCAATGTCAATAGCCTCGCTCCTCGGGTGAGTCTCACCTTGGGAGGTTGGAAGGGAGAAACGGATTTTTCGGTTGTTCCGATGGATATCTTTGATATTGTATTAGGGCTGGATTTTTGGTATGAGATTAACGCATTTATTTCGCCACGTCTCAACCAGCTAGCCATTTGTGATATGGGTGGTTCTTGTATTGTTCCACTTATTCGTGTCGCTCAAAGTGGCACACGTTTGTCGGCGATGCAGCTTGTTAAAGGTTTCAAGAAAAGAGAACCAACCTTTCTTGCGGCATTGATGGAGATCGTTGACTGCCAAGAAGCTGAATTAGTGCCCTCATATGTCCAACGTGTTCTTGAAGAGAACAAAGATGTAATGCTGGAGGAGCTGCCCAAACGGTTACCTCCACGAAGTAAAGTTGATCACGAGATCGAGCTGGTACCCGGGGCAAAGCCACCAGCTATGACCCCGTATCAAATGTCGCCTTCAGAGCTTGAGGAACTTAGAAAACAACTCAAGGAGCTGCTGAAATCAGACCATATCCGACCATCTAAGGCACCCTTTAGAGCTCCGGTCTTATTTCAAAAGAAGAAGGGAGGGACGTTGCggttgtgtattgattaccatgctctcaacaaagtcacggtgaAAAACAAATATCTCATTCCTTTGATAGCTGATTTGTTTGATCGCCTGGGGCAAGCCAAAGTGTTCACGAAGATGGATTTGAGGAAGGGCTATTATCAAGTTCGTATAGCCGAAGGAGATGAAGCCAAGATGACTTGTGTGACTCGTTATGGATCCTATGAGTGGATGGTCATGCCTTTTGGACTGACCAACGCACCAGTCACGTTTTTCACACTAATGAACAGGATCTTCCAGCCATACTTGGATCAATTCTTGGTTATATACTTGGACGACATTGTTGTTTATAGTAGCTCAATGGAGAAACACGTTAGACACCTTCAACTAGTGTTTAATGTGCTACGGGAAAATGAGCTATGCGTCAAAAGGGAGAAGTGCACTATTGCACAGCCAAAGGTACAATTCTTGGGCCATACGATCAGCCAAGGGCAGATTCAGATGGATAGCGACAAAGTTGAGGCGATCCGGGATTGGGAGGTTCCAACGAAGGTGCCCAAATTAAGGTCCTTCCTTGGCCTTGCTAATTATTACCGAAGATTTATTCTTGGATACTCGGATATTGCTGCTCCTCTCACGGATTTATTGAAGAAGAATCGT GCAGCCATTATCAAGGAACCGATTTTGGCTTTACCAGATTTCACGAAACTGTTTGAGGTGCAAACGGATGCATCCGATTTTGCTATTGGTGGTATCCTAATGCAAGAGGGCCATCCGATAGCGTTTGAAAGCAAAAAATTGAATGATGCAGAGCGGCGCTACACAGTCCACAAAAGGGAGATGACGGCCATCGTCCATTGCCTAAGGACATGGCGTCATTATTTGTTGGGAGCTCATTTCATCGTTAAGACAGATAATGTAGCAACCAGCTACTTCCAATCACAAAAGAAACTCTCGCCAAAGCAGGCTCGATGGCAAGATTTCTTGGCAGAGTTTGATTACTCATTGGAGTATAAACCGGGAAAAGCAAACGTTGTTGCCGATGCATTGACTCACACGGCTGTTTTGGCGATACTATTGAGCACGACCAGCTGTGGTGTGTTAGATACCATTAAGGAAGGGATGGAACATGATCCCGTTGCCAAATAA